In Phocoena phocoena chromosome 3, mPhoPho1.1, whole genome shotgun sequence, the DNA window CTGGTCTtgctgttcctttttctgtggaTGTTGTTGGAAGCCCAGGCTGGGAAGATCCGCTACTCAGTGCCAGAAGAGACAGATAAAGGTTTCTCTGTAGGCAACATTGCCGAAGACCTGGGACTACAACCCCAGGAGCTGGTGGAGCGGGGAGTCCGCATCGTCTCTAGAGGTAGGACTCAGCTTTTTGCTCTGAACCCGCGAAGCGGCAGCTTGGTCACCGCAGGCAGGATAGATCGGGAGGAGCTCTGCGCTCAGAGCCTGCAGTGTCTGGTGAGTTTTAACGTCTTGGTAGAGGATAAAATGAAGCTTTTCCCTGTTGAAGTGGAAATAATTGATATTAATGACAACACTCCCCAATTCCAGTTAGAGGAAGTagaatttaaaatgaatgaaataaccaCTCCAGGTACCAGGATCCCTCTACCTTCTGGGCAAGACCTTGATGTGGGTATGAATTCGCTCCAGATGTACCAGCTCAGCTCCAACCCTCATTTCTCCCTGGATGTGCAACAGGGACCTGATGGGTCCCAACAGCCAGAGTTGGTCCTGCAGAGTCCCCTAGATAGGGAAGAAGACGCTGTCCACCGCCTCCTCCTCACCGCTTTTGATGGGGGCAACCCAGTCCGTTCAGAAAGCCTCCGAATTCGAGTTCAGGTGGTGGATGCAAATGACAACCCTCCAGCGTTTACTCAAGCACAGTACCACACAAGTGTTCCTGAGAACGTGCCGCTGGGCACTCGGCTGCTCACGGTAAAAGCCACAGACCCAGATGAGGGAGCCAATGGGGAAGTAACATATTTGTTTCATAATATAGACCACAAAGTGGCACAAGTATTTCACTTGGATTCTTACACAGGAGAAATATCAAATAAAGAACCTCTGGATTTCGAAGAATACACAATTTATCCAATGGAAATTCAAGCTCAGGATGGTTCAAGCCTCATGGCCAGAGCTAAGGTGCTGGTCAAAGTTCTGGACATAAATGATAATGCCCCAGAGGTGACCATCACCTCTGTCACCACTGCAGTCCCAGAAAACTTTCCTCCTGGGACCATAATTGCTCTTATCAGTGTGCACGACCAGGACTCCGGAGACAATGGTCACACTACGTGTTCCATTTCTGGAAATCTACCCTTTAAATTAGAAAAGTTAGATGATAATTATTACCGTTTAGTGACAGAAAGAACAATGGACAGAGAACTTACCTCCCAGTACAACATCACAGTAACAGCAGCAGATCAGGGAACTCCGACTCTATCTACCGAAACATACATTTCACTGCAAGTGACAGATATCAATGACAACTCCCCTGTCTTCCTCCAGGACTCCTACTCCACCTACATTCCAGAAAACAACCCCAGAGGTGCCTCCATTTTCTCCGTGACTGCCCACGATGCTGACAGCAATGAGAATGCACGAGTCACTTATTCCCTGGTGGAGGACACCATCCAGGGGGGACCTCTATCCTCCTTTGTCTCCATCAACTCAGACACTGGAGTCCTGTATGCGTTGCGCTCCTTCGACTATGAGCAGTTCCGTGACCTGCAACTGAGAGTGATTGCAAGTGACAGCGGGGACCCGCCGCTCAGCAGCAACGTGTCACTGGACATATTCGTGCTGGACCAGAACGACAACACACCTGAGATTCTGTACCCCGCCCTCCCCACTGACGGTTCCACCGGTGTGGAGCTAGCACCCCGCTCCGCAGAGCCTGGCTACCTGGTGACCAAGGTGGTGGCTGTGGACAGAGACTCGGGCCAGAACGCCTGGCTGTCCTACCGCCTGCTCAAGGCCAGCGAGCCGGGACTCTTCGCGGTGGGGCTGCACACGGGCGAGGTGCGCACAGCGCGGGCCCTGCTGGACAGAGACGCGCTCAAGCAGAGCCTGGTGGTGGCGGTCCAGGACCACGGCCAGCCCCCTCTTTCGGCCACTGTCACGTTCACAGTGGCGATGGCTGACAGCATCCCAGATGTGCTGGCCGACTTGGGCAGCATGGAACCCTCCACCAACCTGGACAACTCCAGCCTCACGCTGTACCTGGTGGTGGCGGTGGCCGCGGTGTCCTGCGTCTTCCTCGCCTTTGTCATTGTGCTGCTGGCGCTCAGACTGTGGCGCTGGCATAGGACGCGTGTGCTCCAGGCTTCAGGAGGAGGATTGACGGGCGTGCCTGTCTCTCACTTTGTGGGCGTAGACGGGGTGCGGGCTTTCCTGCAGACCTATTCCCACGAGGTCTCGCTCACCGCGGATTCGCAGGTGAGTCAAGTGACCTTCCCGCAGCCCAACTACGCTGACACGCTCATCAGCCAGGAGAGCTGTGAGAAAAAGGATTTTCTATCAGCACCCCAGTCTTTACTTGAAGACAGaaagcaaacattttctcaggTAAACTTTGTGTAGTAAATTTATGTAGGTAAAAATAATTCCTGAGTTTACTTACTTGCTTCCATTCTTTACTACTAACAGTTCTCTATTTCCCATATATCATTGTAGCTTTCTATTTACAAATTCTGGGAAATCATTAAATGTTTATATCCGAGTATATTTATCATTGTTCTTTCATTAGAACAAAGAGTTCTAATGAAAAAAGTTGTGGAAAGAGCACTGCATTAGAAACAAGGAGATTTGGCTTCTAAGGTTTTCTTGCTTGCTTCTggccaaataattttatttgtctgGATTTACCATTCTCTTATCTAGCAAGGATTGTGTGTTACTAGAAAAGGTCCACCAATATTAATGTGACTAATACTGTTTTCAAATATCCTTAAGTTATAAgtatctcctaatttatccttaaATTTAATGTAGATGTCATCTGTCGGGGCGCTGTTTTATTTGGGGACATTTGAAAGGGTAAAGATTGTCTAAAGTAGTATTTTTAAGTTGtgttaatataaaattatggAAATCTAGGTAAGCTGCAAATTTAAACTTTCTTAGCCttttgtttagttatttattttgacatGCTTTATGCGTGCTCAAGAATGCATCAGCTGTTTAAGTAACATGAAATTAAGTAATAAGATGAATGACAGAAAATTTTCTGTGCAACTTGAGAAATAGTTTGAAGCCTCGTGATTTGTATATTATGCCTGTAATGTAAACAACTAACAGAAATCAAGTATATATTCCATTTTAATGTGTGTAAGCTCTTCACAAGAAATGCATCGTAGGGGAGTAAATCTATGCTTTGATATACTTACTCTGCTCCAATAAATTAAAgatacatgtataaaataaaaaagaagaaagcagaagcaTAGTCAGGCACAAATAaaagatagatagctagggggcttccctggtggcgcagtggttgagagtccgcctgccaatgcaggggacacaggttcgtgccccggtccgggaagatcccacatgccgcagagaagctgggcccgtgagccatggctgctgagcctgcgcgtccggagcctgcgctccgcaacgggagaggccacaacagtgagaggcccgcataccgcaaaaaaaaaaaaaaaaaaaaaagatagatagcTAAATGGACCGAAGATGGGACAGAAAGTGGTGAGCCAGGCTAAAACTAAAGTGGGAATTCTAGTCTTGTACTTAGATGAGATTGTTCAAGCAGTGTAATAGGGACAAAAGGGCTTTGGGCTAAACAAGGGACCTGAGCCAGGCTTACTGCTTGCATCCAAAATAAGCAGTTAGGCCCCTTAGCTagttaaaaagggggaaaatcacATAAAAACATTACCTACCAGTTCCCATGGTTGTAACTTGTTGCAAGCTAAAGACCAAGGGAGTAAGGTGGACACAGATGCTGGCTTCAGAAAATGAACACTATGTCTCTCAGACCTGAGCTGTGATATTCAGAATACCACTGCCGCATACCATTAAAAGTGCCATTAAAATACCTAGTTATGGTCTGGGACCTGGAGAATTCTGGAACTTTCTTTTGCTAGTGAGAATTTCCTGccaacaaattattattttttaggtaatctttattttctctgatggctttaaaaaaatttctctcatTCTTGCTGTATGTCTAAgtgtggatttttatttttattttctgtttggtacCAAGAGTATACTCTCAATACCATAAGTtgttacaatttaaaattttctcaactcttataatttaaaactttgcttctgtgtatatataaatgaCCTTTTCACCTATTGAAACACCAAGATTGCCAAgttggttgattttttaaatccatcTATTCTGCTGACAAGATACGTGCTTAAAATACAATTATACTGAAATACTGAAGATAAAGATGTCGATAGATATGCACACACACCCTACACACAAGAAAGCAGTCATGTCAATTTAATATAACACCAAAGTAGTGTTTAAGGCAACAACATTAgtggtgatttttttaatgaactgatCATACTTATAAAAAGAACAGACAACCAAAAGGATATAAAAATCATGAGCTCCTATTACCAAACAATATAGCTTTGAAAATAATACAGATTATATtcaaatctgaaatttaaaagagattttaacACAGTTCCATAAGAAATAATACATCACACAGGCAGAAAATTACTAAGCACACAGCATATTTGAATAACAGTATAGCTTTGGAAATAATACAGATTTTCAAATCTGAAATTTGAAAGAGATTTTAACACAGTTCCATAAGAAATAATACATCACACAGGCAGAATATTACTAAGCACACAGCATATTTGAATAACAGAATCTATAAGCTTGATCTGACAGATTTGTTGGGTATTTGTATACACAATAAATATAGAATAGCCAATTTTTACATGAACATATGGAAAATCTACAACAACTTACTGCATAGTCATCACAAAAATCGTAGAGCAAATTTCAAAGTACAAATAGTATACATGCCTTATGTAGTTAAATCACAAAGTGGCTGGTGAGGAAAATAGGGAGGGATTAGTAAAAGGGTACAAACCTTCAGCTGTAAGAGGAATAAGGCCttaggacctaatgtatagcgtGAGACTACAGTTgacaacactgtattgtataatagaaagttgctaagagtagaaCCTGatgctctcacacacacacacaaaaaggtaaaTACGTGAGGCggtggatgtgttaattagctcagtagaggaatcctttcacaatgtatacatatatcaaatcatcatgttgtacactttaaatatcttacaattttatttgtcacttgtacctcaataaagctggaaaaatcacaaagcaaacattttaaaatagtaaaaggaaacagaaaagtttgGACATTTAAATCTACAACCCTGAATTACTCttggatttaaaaaatcacaatgaaataaaaactacaagaattaaaatattacttattaaaaattgtggaatacagagaaaagaatatttaggGGTAAATTTGTAGACAACTATAAGAATTTCAAAAAGCAAATGATTTAAAACAAGTGAGTTTAGCTTGCCACTcaagaaagagagcaagaaagatATAATATTagcataaatttaaataaaataataggaaaagtaacaaaaagtataaattattgaaatgcaaacaaagaagaattATGATGATGAAGCAATAGAAGCCAACACCAGTGGGGAGAAAATGAAACTACTGTCAAGTCCAGTGCTGGGACTAATATTGGCTAGTCAGATGGCATGACTAAAATTCATTTTAGAGATcttaaaagaaaaccccaaattcTGATTATAGACAAAGAcctggaaaagagaaagggaaggaaaagcaagtaagactaggaaaaaataaaacagcttaaTACGAAGCAAGAAACATGAGTGGGAAATAATATACAGAGTAAAACCAGATGTtgtcaaagacaaagaaacagaaatcttTAGAGAACTACAATAAGGGATGTCGAGCAGTTATTTAATGAGACTCAAAAGTATCAAAACAATgttgaagaaaaagttttaaaaaacaaactagagGCTCTACTAGAAAACATAGTGAGTTAGTATCAGTTGtttccaataaatatttcatCAGGGTTCTCAGAGGAAtgggttaaaaatgaaaaaagttcaATGGGGAAGAAGCCAAAAGGCAAAAAGACTGAAATGAGACCAGAAGTGTGCAATCTCGCTCAAGAATGTTGATTCAAAATCCTATCTACTATATATGCAATATTTATAGCTTACGACTAAATGGGGTTTATTACTTAGGGATGCAAGAATATTTCAATATAAGAAAATCTAATAATATAAAACTTCATATTAGGGGATTGAAGGTAAAAAGCCATATGTTCATTTCAACAGAGGCATAATAAAGGTCTTGAGAACATTCAACACATGATTAAAATCTTTTAGCAAACTGGAAATTGAAGGAAACGTCCGTAACCTGATAAAGAGTATCTATCAAAAACTTATAgagctacccaaagcaatctacagattcagtgcaatccctatgaaaatccCAATGCCTTTTTTTGTATAAATAGAAcaaaatccatcctaaaattcatatggagtgTCAGGGGACCTCAAGTAGCcctaacaatcttttttttttttttttgcggtacgcgggcctctcactgctgtggcctctcccattgcggagcacaggctccggacgcgcaggctcagcgacgcgcaggctcagcggccatggctcacgggcccagctgcttcgcggcatgtgggatcttcccggaccggggaacaaacccgcgtcccctgcatcgttaagcggactctcaaccactgcgccaccagggaagcccagccctaaCAATCTTGAAAAGAACAAGGAACAAACCACCTTCAGTTTCCTTAATGTTCGTGCTGCCTCTCGCCTCCAAGAATTTGTACTAAGGTTCTAGAACACTACTCCAGCCTCTTTCTTGATCCAGTCATACCTTTTAGGATCCAGCTTCAATCTTGTCCTGGAAAAGTCTTTCCTGACCCCCAAATCTAGGCTGGATACCCTTCCTATGTATTCTCCCATTGCCCAGGGTTTCCAACCATCATAGCAGTTACCATACTCTATTAAAATACTCTGTGTACTTTACTGTGTCCTCCCTTATCCTGTAGGCTTCCTGAGAACAGGGACTGTGTTCATCAGGTGCACCATTTCTATCTCCAGCATCAATCAGGCAAAGTGTCAGGCCTTAATTGGGTAGTCACCCAATTAAATGTCCGaaaattcaataatttaaatacagattttggggaaaaaaatacaggttTTGAAGTTCAATACTAAGCCATTAagcacagaaatttaaaatatataacattagaATATAATGTAGCTAATATTTTTAGATTAATCTTATTGTCTCTGAATATAAAATAAGAGGTTGAAGATGTTTGGCATAAGGGCAGAGGCTGCCTTGATTAATGCCTCCAGCGTTCAATGATACTTTCCTTGCAACTACTATCAAGGTCACATTCATTCACACCATTCTTATTCATTCTGAAAAAAATCCTCCTGACTTGAAAGAGCTACTTCTAAGGTATCTTAGAACTGTAAGATTCTTCAAAACAACTTGAAAGTCACAGGGGCAACAAATAATAACTTGGGTTTACCTGAAAGAGTGCAGAAATTACTTAGGCCTCTGGGCGTCGCTGTTGACCACCTAAGAAGGAAGCCTGTGAGACATCCACTCCAACATTACGGCTCGCATAACACAAAGGGCTGGGCGTTTGGCCCGCAAGCTTCGGGACGGCAAAAAAATTAAGTCCAGCAGCCCACTACTTCTCTCCACAGTTACCTGGGTCCCGTGAATGCTTGTCACCTCAGACCCTGAGGAATAAAGATTGGAGTCCCGGCCTGGATGCTGGAAGTTGCCTGGGAGAAAAGACTGCAGCTCAAGAAATGGCGGCTCTGCTAAAGTTGCCAAACCGCGGAAGGCTTGTCCTGCTGTGCCTTCTTTTGGCGACCCTGTGGGAGGCTGGAGCTGGGCAGATGCACTATTCTGTGCCAGAAGAGATCGAAAAGGGCTCATTCGTGGGCAACATCGCTAAGGACTTGGGGCTGGAGCCTCAGGAGTTGGCGGAGCGCGGAGTCCGCATCGTCTCCAGAGGTAGGACGCAGCTCTTTGCTCTGAACCCGCGAAGCGGCAGCTTGGTCACCGCAGGCAGGATAGACCGGGAGGAGCTCTGCGCTCAGAGCGCGCGGTGTCTGCTGAGTTTCAACATACTCCGGGAAGATAAATTGAGTATTTATTCAGTGGAGGTGGAAATAACAGATATTAACGATAATGCCCCTCGCTTTGTAGTAGAGGAACTGGAGCTAAAAATCAGTGAAATGACTACGCCAGGATTCCGGATCCCTCTGAAGAGCTCACATGATGCAGACGTCGGAGAGAACACCCTCCAAAGGTACGAACTTAATTCAAATGACCACTTCTCCCTGGACGTGCGAAGCGGAAAAGATGGGAATAAGTATCCGGAGCTGGTGCTGGAACGCGCCCTTGACCGTGAGGAAGAGGCCGTTCACCATCTCGTTCTTGTGGCTTTGGACGGGGGCAACCCTGTCAGATCTGGCACCTCCCGCATCCGCGTGATGGTCCTGGATGCGAACGACAACGCGCCTGTTTTTACACAGCCCGAGTACCATGTAAATGTTCCAGAGAATACGCCCGTAGGCACCCGGATACTCACAGTGACAGCCACTGATGCAGATGAGGGATACAACGCTCAAGTGGCATATTTTCTGGAGAAAAATCCTGAAGAAACCTCAGAGGTATTTGAGCTTAAGTCATCATCTGGAGAAATAACGATCACAAAAAGCCTAGATTATGAGGATGCCAAATTCCATGAAATTGATATTGAAGCTCAGGATGGTCCAGGCCTTCTGACCAGAACGAAGGTCATTGTCGCTGTTCTCGACGTAAATGACAATCCCCCAGAATTTTACATGACGTCTGCTACCAGCTCAGTTCCTGAAGACTCTCCTCCAGGAACCATAATTGCACTTTTCAATGTACATGACAGAGACTCTGGGCAGAATGCATTTATCACATGTTCACTCCCGGAGAACCTTCCTTTCAAATTAGAAAGGTCAGTGGACAATTACCACCGACTGGTTACAACCAGAGTCCTTGACAGGGAACAGTTTTCTTTATACAACATCACTGTGATCGCTAAAGATGGAGGGAACCCACCTCTGTCCACAGATGTTCACATTTTGCTGCAGGTGACAGACATCAACGACaaccctcccacctttccccacaCGTCCTACTCTGCCTACATTCCAGAAAACAACCCCAGAGGTGCCTCCATCTTTTCCATGATGGCGCATGACCCTGACAGTGATGACAACGCCCATGTAACCTATAACTTGGCTGAGGACATCGTTCAGGGGGCGCCTCTGTCCTCCTACATCTCCATCAACTCTGACACTGGCATCCTCTATGCGCTGCGTTCCTTTGACTATGAGCAATTCCATGAACTGCAGCTGTGGGTGACAGCGCATGACAGTGGGAACCCACAGCTCAGAAGCAACGTGTCACTGGACATATTCGTGCTGGACCAGAACGACAACGTGCCGGAAATTCTGTACCCCGCCCTCCCTACCGACGGTTCCACGGGTGTAGAGCTGGCACCCCGCTCTGCAGAGCCCGGCTACCTGGTGACCAAGGTGGTGGCTGTGGACAGAGACTCGGGCCAGAACGCCTGGCTGTCCTACCGCCTGCTCAAGGCCAGCGAGCCGGGACTCTTCGCGGTGGGGCTGCACACGGGCGAGGTGCGCACAGCGCGGGCCCTGCTGGACAGAGACGCGCTCAAGCAGAGCCTGGTGGTGGCGGTCCAGGACCACGGCCAGCCCCCTCTTTCAGCCACGGTCACGCTCACGGTGGCAGTGGCGGACAGCATCCCCGAGGCCCTGGCCGACTTGGGCAGCATCAGGACCTCTGCCAACCCCGACGACTCAGGTCTCACACTCTACCTGGTGGTGGCGGTGGCTGCCATCTCCTGTGTCTTCCTCGCCTTTGTCATTGTGCTGCTGGCGTTCAGGCTGAGGCGCTGGCACACGTCGCGCCTGCTCCAGGCTTCAGAAGGCGGGTTAGCGGGTGTGCCCGCCTCTCAGTTTGTGGGCGTGGACGGGGTGCGGGCTTTCCTGCAGGCCTATTCCCACGAGGCCTGGCTCACCGCTGACTCGCGGGGGAGTCACGTGATCTTCCCGCAGCCCAACTACGCGGACACGCTCATCAGCCAGGAGAGCTGTGAGAAAAAGGATTTTCTTTCAGAACCTCAACTTATACctgaagacaaagaagaaactTTTTCTCAGGTAAATTCTCTTCGTAATATACCTGTGAGCTACTttgctaaaagaaataaatttacctAATTACTTAGCTGTCTCCACAGTTTACCATACCTTTTCTATTTCCCATATTCCTTTGTGGATATATTCAGTTTTTAGGAAATTAGTCCTGGTGAATTATTTCTTTCTAGTTCTAAGTGTTCACACAGTGTAAACAGGAAGAGGAGCTAGAATCATTGCGTCATGATTATAAATCAGGAGTTAGTAAGTGAAGGTGATATTTAAGTTATCAAAAGAGCACTGCCTGAGGAACTGGCTTCTCATACTTCTTTCTTGTCCCTGAGGAAACCATCTCATGCACGTGGATCAACAATTCTTTCCTTCTTAGAAATATAAATGTTGACTTTTGTGTTTCCCCAGATGCCTCCCTCCTTTAAAATTTAAggcttttatgtttatttatatttgtttatgaataatgaaatactttagttggttgttttcttctcactcagtcttaatattttttcttcagtttggcagtgagattcttcatttttcttgatttGCATGATCTTCCCTATTAAAAGATgcaaatttagaaatatatatacttcACCGTGTTTCAGGAGGGTATGTCATGGAATCTCTGTTTAGTTAAAAATCTCATTAGCCTCTAAAGTAGCTCTGTGTTCCTTTAAGAAGTGATTGAGTTATCATTTGCTCTATAATACATGGTTTGTATAGCAGTGAAGATGTTTCTATTCcgtgttactttttttaaaaaataaatttatttatttttggctacgttgggtcttcgttgctgcacgtgggctttctctagttgcagcaagcaggggctactcttcattgtggtgcgtgggcttctcattgcgatggcttcacttgttgcagagcatgggctctaggtgcacgggcttcagtagttgtggcttgcgggctctagagcgcaggctcagtagttgtgacacacgggcttagttgctccatggcatgtggaatctttccagaccaggacttgaaccatgtcccctgcattagcaggcgtattcttaaccactgcgccggcAGGGATGTCCACCCCCCCCccgttacttttattttttctcatatgtGCAAACCACATTgcctttttatctttaaaaataatatatatcctCAAGGATTCAGAGACCATATCAAATTATTGCCCCTAAAggttctccttttacatttctcttcTCAAAGTTTCCTACTCACAGCAGCTgttaaaaatgtttccaattcCTCAACCAACATAAGTCCCCCTTACAACCAAGTTTACCTTCCCCATTCCTCTTCCCATGTTGGCTTTTAGTATGTTAGCTATATATTTAATAACAGAGAACAAAAATTATGCTaatatataaatgggatcatcttttatttggaaaaatcatGTACTAAGTCAGTCATGTATATAATGGTATTGTCATTCTTTAAGGTGCTGTGATTCTTTATTGTTTAAGGGCATTGGAGGGAGAATTGATCTGAAATAATGCATTCCATTGTCTTACTACTGTTACATAATATTCTTTGAGATAAATTTGGAACTCACTGTGGAATAATATGTCATAACATTTTGCAGGTAAATAGAAGTATGAACTGAGGAAAATTGAATACAAAGTTCCTTCTAGTGCTTATAGTAACACTTCCTGAAAATAAATGCCTTATACATAGGTATATAATGCATCATGATTGAAGTGACAAATGAATTCCTATTTCTGTGCttggagaggaaaacaaatacaggAAAAGGGTTTCTGgcatataaaacaaaactttatctccactagtttcagtttttcagtccTTAGAAACATCTTCATACTCTAGATTTAGGCAAAGTGGACGACTTTCAGTACCCTGAAGTTCTGTGGTTTCTCTCTCACATCTAAGCATTCCCATGCTCTCCTCTCTCACATCCAGGCCTTATCCCTGATCCACTTCTCTCATGCTTCTTGGGGAAGCCTTTGCTAACCTCCAAGGCCAGGTTGGAGGTCCTCCCATTGCCCTTGGCTTCTCCCATTATGGTAGTTATCTCAATGCACTGTAATTCCTTGTTTGCTTTAATATCCTTATAACTCTGTGAGGGAAGTGGCTGTGTTCATATTGTTCACCTTAAATCCCCAGGTTTTGTCGTACACTTAATTATATGTGTGTTTAATGTATGGgttaaatggaaaatattgaaaCCAA includes these proteins:
- the PCDHGA1 gene encoding protocadherin gamma-A1 — its product is MTIRVKVLGCRRLVLLFLFLWMLLEAQAGKIRYSVPEETDKGFSVGNIAEDLGLQPQELVERGVRIVSRGRTQLFALNPRSGSLVTAGRIDREELCAQSLQCLVSFNVLVEDKMKLFPVEVEIIDINDNTPQFQLEEVEFKMNEITTPGTRIPLPSGQDLDVGMNSLQMYQLSSNPHFSLDVQQGPDGSQQPELVLQSPLDREEDAVHRLLLTAFDGGNPVRSESLRIRVQVVDANDNPPAFTQAQYHTSVPENVPLGTRLLTVKATDPDEGANGEVTYLFHNIDHKVAQVFHLDSYTGEISNKEPLDFEEYTIYPMEIQAQDGSSLMARAKVLVKVLDINDNAPEVTITSVTTAVPENFPPGTIIALISVHDQDSGDNGHTTCSISGNLPFKLEKLDDNYYRLVTERTMDRELTSQYNITVTAADQGTPTLSTETYISLQVTDINDNSPVFLQDSYSTYIPENNPRGASIFSVTAHDADSNENARVTYSLVEDTIQGGPLSSFVSINSDTGVLYALRSFDYEQFRDLQLRVIASDSGDPPLSSNVSLDIFVLDQNDNTPEILYPALPTDGSTGVELAPRSAEPGYLVTKVVAVDRDSGQNAWLSYRLLKASEPGLFAVGLHTGEVRTARALLDRDALKQSLVVAVQDHGQPPLSATVTFTVAMADSIPDVLADLGSMEPSTNLDNSSLTLYLVVAVAAVSCVFLAFVIVLLALRLWRWHRTRVLQASGGGLTGVPVSHFVGVDGVRAFLQTYSHEVSLTADSQVSQVTFPQPNYADTLISQESCEKKDFLSAPQSLLEDRKQTFSQVNFV
- the LOC136120268 gene encoding LOW QUALITY PROTEIN: protocadherin gamma-A2-like (The sequence of the model RefSeq protein was modified relative to this genomic sequence to represent the inferred CDS: inserted 2 bases in 1 codon; substituted 1 base at 1 genomic stop codon), with translation MAALLKLPNRGRLVLLCLLLATLWEAGAGQMHYSVPEEIEKGSFVGNIAKDLGLEPQELAERGVRIVSRGRTQLFALNPRSGSLVTAGRIDREELCAQSARCLLSFNILREDKLSIYSVEVEITDINDNAPRFVVEELELKISEMTTPGFRIPLKSSHDADVGENTLQRYELNSNDHFSLDVRSGKDGNKYPELVLERALDREEEAVHHLVLVALDGGNPVRSGTSRIRVMVLDANDNAPVFTQPEYHVNVPENTPVGTRILTVTATDADEGYNAQVAYFLEKNPEETSEVFELKSSSGEITITKSLDYEDAKFHEIDIEAQDGPGLLTRTKVIVAVLDVNDNPPEFYMTSATSSVPEDSPPGTIIALFNVHDRDSGQNAFITCSLPENLPFKLERSVDNYHRLVTTRVLDREQFSLYNITVIAKDGGNPPLSTDVHILLQVTDINDNPPTFPHTSYSAYIPENNPRGASIFSMMAHDPDSDDNAHVTYNLAEDIVQGAPLSSYISINSDTGILYALRSFDYEQFHELQLWVTAHDSGNPQLRSNVSLDIFVLDQNDNVPEILYPALPTDGSTGVELAPRSAEPGYLVTKVVAVDRDSGQNAWLSYRLLKASEPGLFAVGLHTGEVRTARALLDRDALKQSLVVAVQDHGQPPLSATVTLTVAVADSIPEALADLGSIRTSANPDDSGLTLYLVVAVAAISCVFLAFVIVLLAFRLRRWHTSRLLQASEGGLAGVPASQFVGVDGVRAFLQAYSHEAWLTADSRGSHVIFPQPNYADTLISQESCEKKDFLSEPQLIPEDKEETFSQVXILFVIYLXATLLKEINLPNYLAVSTVYHTFSISHIPLWIYSVFRKLVLVNYFFLVLSVHTV